The following is a genomic window from Manihot esculenta cultivar AM560-2 chromosome 9, M.esculenta_v8, whole genome shotgun sequence.
tttccttcctatttagataccgtctctcatgtataaataggttgtaatctctattgtgaaatacaataacaaatattatcattCTACATGATATCAGAGCTattctcgtagagatttaattttttttttctctcgtcaagttttaaaattttgagagacttagggctcctgttcttttgtgttacccatctagggtaatatttgtctctcatcGTCCACCTAGAGAGGACGCCGAAGTTGCCTTATAACCCGCTTATCAGATCTGCGGTTCGTTTGATGTTTGGATGTTGGGTGGAGGCGTTTAGTTGCCTTGCAACCCGCTTGTCAGATCTGTGATTCGTTTGCCGTTTGGGTGTTAAGTTATCTTCCTTTAATTCGTTTGAAGGTAAAGGAGTATAGAATTTTGGTTGAAATGATTTTTGATAGTAAgacccatattattaaaattatcccaacgTCTTCGGTAGTGGTTAAGACAGGTAAAACGTgattttgggttacccataaagggtaacatttggagacttagggctctattcatttgggttacccataaagggtaacatttggagacttagggctctgttcatttgggttacccataaagggtaacatttggagatttagggCTCTATTCATCGGaattacccataaagggtaatatTTGAAAACTTAGAACTCTATTCGTTTCGGTTTACcaaggtaacatttggagacttaaggTTCTGTTCATTTGAGTTACCCATAAAatataacatttggagacttagggctctgttcatcgggattacccataaagggtaacatttggagacttaaggCTCTGTTTATCAgagttatccataaagggtaatatttggagacttaggactctgttcattggggttacccataaagggtaatatttggagacttagaactttgttcatttgggttatccataaaagAGTAGCATTTGGAGACTTAAGATTCTATTCATCGggattactcataaagggtaacatttagaGACTTAGGGTTCTGTGCATTTggattacccataaagggtaatatGTAGAGACATCGAGCACTGTTCATTGGGTATTGTTCATGGGAACTGTTCACTGCTAATGTTTATCGGTTACTGTTCACGAGTTACTGTTCACGAGTTCTGTTCTTCTGatcctttatttattttgattgttttgggttggttgttcTTATGACtgaaattgattatatatgtaacaagttgggtatgattaacatttatgctccaacttgagggggagtgttataagttataagGAGTAAATacgttaatataggaagtaaatattgataaatggatcagttatttaattttaggattatataatcatagacttgattttccttcctatttagatatcgtctctcatgtataaataggttgtaatctctattgtgaaatacaacaacaaatattatcattctatatctcctaatcctactaaCAGATAGGAGACTCTGGCCAGGCTACTTTTGTCCAAGtctaacttgttaaaaatatttaggaTGAGAAGGTTAATGAAACTACCTAGATCTACTAAAACTCACCTTACCTCATACCGATTCAAAAGGATATTAATGACCAGCCGGTCGTTTCGAAAGAATCTGATTGCTTTTCGGCAGGATTGAACCTTAGCTCTTAGTTGGCCCATGCTTCTTGATCAACTGACAGGACGTCTTCTACTATACGCTTATTTTTTGTTTTGCCATTATCAGGTCCTCCCGTGATGACATGTACGATTCCAACCATTTTAAGAGATAGAGAAGAGAGATTCCTTTTTTGGAGAGAGAAAAGGAACAAGAGaccggttttaatccaaatgaatagaaagaatttaatgaattttccggcaattgaatcaaataatattataaagacTAGATTGATGACATGGCCGGAATAGAGTTATATTGTGATTGGCTAGACCTGCAAAGTATagaacgtgaggtggtggtggtgagtgCTCATAGCAGCCATCCTGACACTCGAGTCAGAATACTGGAGAAGAGAGCGAATATAACGAATTGCTTAGATTTTTTGGGTCAgagaataatatatatttgCTTCTGTGATTTTTCTcgttttatactgtaagaaaatggaGATGAATACAACATTTTTCATTAATCGGTGTTAATATGGCCGGctgcttgataagggatattGCCAGTTAATGGGTTGGTAACCTCGTGATTATAGACGTAACGGGAATATAATGGATTGTACTTGATAACAATAACTTTGCGCCGAGAGCCTTGATGATAAACCGGATACTAAGGTGTTcgaatctttcttttcttggcCTGGACCGTATTGCTTACTTATCAATCTCTCCATGTAGACCTATTTTATGGCGACAGATTATGACTTATTTTACGCTATTGTTTATGTAAGATTaagtattaataattttaaaatattaaaaaattaaatttaaaactataaaaatattttaattaaataattttaagataaaatgaattgattaatttttcaaaaatttagaaACTAATAATAACTTTCGCTTTGGTACTTGACGAGAAACCACATGAAGTGGGTTtgattttattcatttcaattaTGTTGTTTCTTTCAACatttctgctttttttttttttttttatctctttcctttttttgcTTTGTCTAGAAAGAAGAGTCATTCTCTTACTTATCTGAGATTGACTAAAAACTGAATTTCTTATAAGCATTTCTCTGGTTTCCTTCATTTACCCTTCGTTCGTTTAGACCCAACAAAATTatataagattttaattttttaaaataaaaaattaatttaacaagaaatgcaaatattattataaaataaatttattaaattgaattcttataaaattatgggtgaataaatattttttttataatttttaagctCTTGAGATAATGTAGAGTATATTTAATATCTGGAATACTATAattcaatataataaattaaaattttatttaaatttaataaaacatttaattaaattacgTTGTATTATTACAATAAATCTACGTAAGCACGTAGTAACATAGATATCCAATTTGACAATTTCTGAATGCGGATATTGTACACTGGTGGCTTCGATTGTTTTCACACGTGCACATTCAAATCCATGGAAGCTatcttcttaaaaaaaaaaaagaaaaatcaatataGAAGCTTTGACTAAGAAAACAGTGaagaaaagtaaaataaaaaatgcccATTTGCGGTGTATGATGTATTGTGTTACGACAGCTTAAAGGAAACGTGGGAACTCCAAATACTAATAATAGTTTGTTAGCGTCGTCATGCTAAAATTGCTTTCACCGGAGATTTCATTTACCGTTATTTCAAGTTTCTAGGAAGGAGAAGGACCGTTGATCTTTCCTTCTCACCATCGTTATTGGTTTTGCTTTTGCCGGACATCTTTTGGACGCACGGAAAGTACGGACCACAAAATTACTTAGTAGTAacactttaaaatattaatttacaacaaaattaaaaatattaaagaattatttaatttaaatgtgttattttttaaaaagttgtctagtttaattaaattgaagtaaattatttttctccactaaaaaaaataaaaactcttaatttatcagaaaattaagaaaaaatgcTAATATTTATACTTTTGATTTGTAAAttgatttctattttattttttaaaaaatttttggaTTTAATTTGAATTGGGCTATTAGTATAAATTTAAACTCTCTTATATATTGCCCTATAAAACTTGAAAAAAATGCAATACCCTCTGCATTggtaaaaaaaagttaaaatatgtATTATATTTTGACAAACTAAACtctcataaaaatattattgttatttttattttctatattaataaaattatcttttttatttttcaaagattttagttagttatatattaattttttacatattaatttacTCTTTAATGTCAATTAATTTAAGTTTTAGTTGTATTTTATTCAGTcctctgtaattttttttaaatacaattatATAGTCATTCTATTTTTTAAGCCTTGAACTATttaatctcataataataataataatttctgtATCCATGTAATATTATTCaatcaatttaattagttaagtgAATCTGTTCCATCTTTAATTGTCATTTAAAAAACGATgaatccattttttttttagttttagatTGATCAATTCAACataatttaactatttatttatttattattttatttatttattaaaatttagagagtGTGGTGTGTCAGCTCCTACCAAATGCATGATATGATCCCATAAGTATTTGGAAGCATCCCATGAAACTCATGATAGATAAGAGAGGGTCAAAGAATCAGTCATACTTTTCTTAGTACTAAAACGACTGCGCACGCCGCAGACTCACGTTTCGTTGATTCACAAGTGTgaacacccccccccccccccccaaaaaaaaaaaaaaaaaaaaaaagtgtgtaGGTACACAACATTTGCAGGATTTGGTGAAGTCAAAAGGAAGACAAATCCATATTCAAACTTCAAACCTCAACGGCTATATAAACCAACCAACTCCTCCATCTCTTCCACTTCGCAAAAACCACCTTTAGTTTCAAATCCAGATTCATTCATGGCTATGAAGAGAACCAGAGACAATTACAGAAATCTCGAGAGCTTAGACATGGCCAAGTGCCTCATTCTCCTCtctcaaacccttcaaaacaacaATCCCATAAAACCCTTCAACACCCACCACGTCGACGACGACCATCTCTTCGAGTGCAAGACTTGCAACAAAAAGTTCCCTTCGTTTCAAGCTCTAGGCGGCCACCGAGCAAGCCACAAGAAGCCAAAAATCATGGGAGACAATACTAATAACGATGATAATAACAAACCCATTAGTGTGAAACTTCAAATTAGCAGCGCAGCAAAGCCGAAGATGCATGAGTGCTCAATCTGTGGAATGGAGTTTGCTTTAGGGCAAGCTTTGGGTGGCCACATGAGGAAGCATAGAGCTGCGATAACGCAAGGCTTTGGGTCTGCTCATGCTCATCCTGTGGTTTCGAAATTGCCTGTGATGAGAAGATCCAATAGTATTAAGAGAGTTTTTGGCTTGGATTTGAATCTTACTCCTTTAGAGAATGACCTTGAATATTTGTTTGGGAAGATGGCTCCCAAAGTTGATCCTTTGATTTGATTctaattcttttttttcattgtattttttcttttctttgttaattatatattatctttgttaaatttatatcaacattttttcatttatttagatatatacAATTATCAGTGATATATAAGATCGTTGATTCTCCTTTTTATGAATTcaaatgtttattttatttaaatattattatcgaaaaaattaatattatcgtTGTAATTAATATCATATTCTCCCTTCATCTTTGTTAAAATCATCTGTTTTATGAATTCTATATTATCGTTGTAATTAATATAGAATTCAAATAAAGAGATTTATTGTCtaggaattttttttaaataattgaaaatattatatataaaatataaatcgattaaaataataattaatccaTGCATTTATTATAAGTAGTTTATTACATATTTGATGTAGTCgaaaaaattatattgtaatcGACTAATCCTAcgagaaaaagaaagtgaggtagGTATTCACTATGACACTCAGTAATTCTGTGATTATAGGCGTAATGAGAATACGTTAGATTATATCTAATAACGGTAATTTTATACCAAAATTTAACTTATCTAAAAGGTAATTAATCTTGATAATAAATAGGATGTTAAAATATCCGAATCTTTCTCGTTTTTTGATTGGATCATATTACTCatttatcatattattattgCGTGGACTTATCTATAATAataacttataatttatttttgatgattttgcagTATAGCAttggtatttatttatttgtaacaaatttttattattaaagcgATATGAAGTATTATTAGAAATCTTTAAACTTTTATGgattgaagattttttttttaatgatatttttacaatattttgTTTTCGTAATGCTTAGAGCACAATTTACTTACCCAAAAACTCAAAAGAGTGCATTCAGTTAGATTTtgtgaaattttaaattgaaaaaagtataaaaaatatttgttttatttattttcacatcataggtgtaatttaatttatatcaaaataatatttataatattttactattagcaataatgataattttttaatgttgtcaaaaaatattatcataataaataaaatataattattaattaaaaaaatataaaaaattattatgtgattttaattattttttttaagatatataatttaatttatattaaattagtatTCATAACATAATTTTCATACTAACATTTTGATACCATCTATAAATTACTAATGATACGATACTGCAAGTActgttttaatataaattaaattacaaattttaaaataaaaaattaataaaatttcagaatACTTTTTTTGTATTTATCCTTTTATATTCAATACTCaaattgtttattttcttatttttaataaaaaatagtataataaatttaaattgtgttaattttatatgaatgGAAATATACTACAAAAtcactttaatttaaataaataaaaattaaattgacaaatcaattatattattttcagctcactaaattaattatgaaaatatatatattttataattttatcagtttttcatttcataatatacgatttaatttatattaaaatagtatttaataatattatgttaTTACCAAATAAAGCCAATTATAAATACTATCTAAAAATAttaatgtaaaaattatatcataatatattatttttaacacaaattaaattataaattttaaaataaaaatcaataaaatattaaaaatattaattaataattattttttactttatcacATTAATATTTCTTATTGAAATTGTGATTATTTGTTAACATTgaaatatcataaaatattattttaatgtaaattaaattataattttttaagtgaaaataaataaaattatatagtattttttaatacttttctCATGAATTAAGGAACAgtgctttttttaaaaaaaatgatataaatGTGGCTAAATATTGAATTCGCCATCGAagatgtaaaattttaaattaattattgagaGGAAAGAAAATTAGTGTGAAAAAAATCTGTGAATAAATTTGAGTATTTCCTGCACAGTCAATAAGTATGAACAGCATATCAATTTTGACCATCTTTTCAAAAATCACGGTTTCTGAATATAAATCCAAACCAACTCCACACAACCGACCCATAATAGttatcattttatgaaaaaattaattcaattatgtTATAAGAATTTTAAACACTCCTCccctttaattaaattttttgagtgaattagatttaattcaaatttgataaattagtttatttttttatttttttaatttaaaaatttttactttaaaaaattaaaatcatagataattttaaaaattcatttaaattttgttttatattGATGGAGAATTAATgtattcatttttaaaattaattttatttttcccggTCATTGCACGTGAATGGGCCACCCACATTTTAGTGGAAGACTGATCAAAGGCTTCGGCCTCTTTGTTTTTCCGGCTAGAATTTTCTAATTGCGATGTTGAATTtagttattcttttaatttttatttgaattaatttaaaatctgtcaaaatattaatttaaaatttcaatttaagtgaattaaaatcaaatataaaaaaggtgaattaaaatcaaatataaaaaaggttttaaaattttttttaatttcataatttattaaaaaaaatttgaaaagctcatttttttgtcaataatatttttaaggtaaattaaaattttagactatataaaaatctaaaaattactTTAGTTTctttgaaaaaagaaattattttcttaaaaaaattaatttttctttactaAAAAGTGGGCCGCCCACATATTAGTGGAAGACTGATCAAAGGCTTGGGCCTCTTGTTTTTCCTAAAGGTTTATAATTGCGATGTTGAATTtagttattcttttaatttttatttaaattaatttaaaatctttgtcaaaatattaatttaaaattttctatttatgtTTAGttgaattcaaatattaaaaaaattactattttttttatttcataatttagttaaaaaaaaaattaagaaactcAATTTTTTGACCCAGTAATATTaagctattttttttaatttcttaatttagtcCAAATTATATATTGATGAGTAAATttcttaatctttttaattatttctagttttcttttatttttaaagttaatgataattttattatttatttaattttaattagctaGATTGTTTCCCATTTAAATCCAAATTTTATtgtatattttacaataatgtagtaatacaaaaatttatttataatgtaataCATTATTAGAATTCTATTACAATTTGTAAAAATAGAGTTTTTTGGACTATAttcttgaaaaataatttacattattaaaattaaattaaaattattttgatattttattaaaataaatttaataaaatttatattatgttatatttatattggtttttgtatttaaatttttttttttaaggttaataaaagaaaaaccttggaattttttttt
Proteins encoded in this region:
- the LOC110623701 gene encoding zinc finger protein ZAT11 → MAMKRTRDNYRNLESLDMAKCLILLSQTLQNNNPIKPFNTHHVDDDHLFECKTCNKKFPSFQALGGHRASHKKPKIMGDNTNNDDNNKPISVKLQISSAAKPKMHECSICGMEFALGQALGGHMRKHRAAITQGFGSAHAHPVVSKLPVMRRSNSIKRVFGLDLNLTPLENDLEYLFGKMAPKVDPLI